The sequence below is a genomic window from Leptospira ryugenii.
TTGCCGGAGTGCCACGACGAGATTGTACTCCTCGCTGTGGTGGTGGATGACGTGTCCTGCCCAAAGTATGTTTACCTCATGTGCCAGCCTATGGAACCAATAATAGCAAAAGTCTTGGCCAATGATACAAAGCACCCATGCCCAAGGGTTGTTTAGGGCAAACTCAAAGACCCGAAAGTGTTCATAGACATAAAAGTAAGCAAAGAGTCCTATCCCTTTTTGGAACAGCCCCCATAATTGCGAGAGAATGCCAGTGCTAAGGTCTGCAATCGAATCCGTCAGGCGGTAGAGTAGACGCTGTTTCCAAGCACCATAAGCTACCTCTAAACCGATGAGGACAAAGAAACCAGGAATTGCGTAGGTTACGAAAGGAGGGGGGACAAAGTTCTCAAACATACTTTGGGGATTTTGCCATCATTTTGACAAAGCGTCAAGCAATTCCTGACCCAGATTCAAAAATTGCTCCCTGTTCAATTCTTCTGGCCTTTTTTTTCCAGAAATTCCCAGATTCGAAAAGGCCTTTAGAACAGCCTCTTGGAAGTCTCTATCTTGGGAAAAAGGTGACTCTCGCAAGCTAACAGACATTTGTTTTCTTTTTCCCCAAAAAACAGTGCGTAAAAATCTAGAATATAGTTCGATCTCATCTTTTGATCGAAACATTCTCTCCTGCAATTGTTTGGGAACCAAGCGGATGAGAGAAGAATCGATCTTTGGAATGGGATAAAAACAATTCTTATGAATGTGTTTCAGCAATTTTGTTTCAACAATCGCATCCAAAAAGAGTGATAGGGAGGAGATTTCTTCGCAGACACGAATTGCAAATTCTTTTTGGACCATAAAAATACCTCCTCGCCAGCGACTAAACTCTGTTGCAATCAAAGTCAATATATCGCTCGTTAAATGGTAAGGTAAATTCCCAAATAAGAAGATGGGTAGATCTTTGATCTCAATCAAACGAGATAGAGCATCACCTGGGTATAAAATTGATTGTTGGAATTTTGGTAAAATTTCCCTTTCGGCGATCTGGATATAAGCAGTATCGATTTCAAAGAGGTGGGATTTTCGGTTGAGTTGCAAAATCGGATAGGTAAGCGATCCCAAGCCAATTCCAATCTCTGCGATTTCAATTTCGGGAGCTTCTATATAGGGAACAGAGGATTGTATGATGAACTGGATGCTAGGTGGATCAATGAGAAAGTTTTGTCCGAATTTTTTCTGAGCATTCCAACCATTGGCAGCCAAAAACTCTTTGATCTCTTTAGGTGTTTGGTAAGGGGTTTTCAGACATCGCCTCAGGCTCTACAATGTTCCATTCTTTGCTTATCCCAAAAAAGCTTCTGTATTGGATCCAGTCATCTACCTTTTCTTTGGACCAAGGAGGAAAATCCAGAATCAAATACTTTTGATAGGGTTTGTATTGTGTTTGGATTTTTCTAATTTCGGAAAGGAGT
It includes:
- a CDS encoding ribosomal RNA small subunit methyltransferase A, with protein sequence MAANGWNAQKKFGQNFLIDPPSIQFIIQSSVPYIEAPEIEIAEIGIGLGSLTYPILQLNRKSHLFEIDTAYIQIAEREILPKFQQSILYPGDALSRLIEIKDLPIFLFGNLPYHLTSDILTLIATEFSRWRGGIFMVQKEFAIRVCEEISSLSLFLDAIVETKLLKHIHKNCFYPIPKIDSSLIRLVPKQLQERMFRSKDEIELYSRFLRTVFWGKRKQMSVSLRESPFSQDRDFQEAVLKAFSNLGISGKKRPEELNREQFLNLGQELLDALSK